One part of the Vogesella sp. LIG4 genome encodes these proteins:
- a CDS encoding AAA family ATPase, with the protein MFQMQSIEMVHWDFWQRLSVPLDAQIVTIIGPNGSGKTTLLDALRTLLAIKCSGKRDYKRYVRNNREPFAYLRGVVDNPRRLSGLYPTPFFPLTSEQVTLLCRIKKQGGDWVRHYAIAEGDVALDVALADEALQWLGVNEYKRRLEAAGLTAAVGEVLALEQGDTDKLTEYSPRQLLDLVFQVFGDKDVLANYQRARDEQKAAEAELAALVRQQEALDTRVEAMKSRAGRYLEWQGIQKRAARLRDEALPVLGLLDGRVGVGKGWQDYRRAQHGFHDMLRQRRDTLALVTTLRDAESAAQAARDAAETVRVEAQTAFMQARDAERDVASQLKERDRLQALSSREYGEDAMALSHKLAGLRDNIDKLKDELKAHKLQRDGLMGELSALEGGKPRAPEDVRAFRAELDDAGIGHTMLADIVEVTDSRWQGAVEALLKPYRQVVLLDNPADRRAAWQLGEKLRYRHFVVPDTAAAPRARSGSLLEVVRFAANAPEWLHSQLNRVSRVADVKEGAQQDGDWITPEGYFRERRGARHIGVPAYDYAFGEAARQARLLGLRDELKSLNVRVLRDEEQLVAASREAAQLADYLSGMDAIRLLDSRAEEFAALAAQAESLKQAVAEAGERLAASQAECDAAEQRFSDARLAHDRVCQREQDGMNKLAAARSEVEQARRSLRRGMAELRECRAHLPAAAQDDAYVAQLADEFESAADVRHEIHYLEEKLASGDWETDDAVLQLKDKLQEDLASLTRDCQRRQAEVERAAALTHDARDAYIGKLRATVRAYAANVKRLGELAGIGVEVELPQLSNDDTVLAQAGLVLKFNFDQKGLMGMNDGEASGGQQVMKSLILLIGLMMDEANPSGFVFIDEPFAHLDIFNIDRVAGFLKATEAQYLITTPNTHNINIFAPSGLTLATRKKRPGEVWAPPILQTRRRVEAAS; encoded by the coding sequence ATGTTCCAGATGCAATCTATCGAAATGGTGCACTGGGACTTCTGGCAGCGCCTGTCCGTGCCGCTGGACGCGCAGATCGTCACCATCATCGGCCCCAACGGCTCCGGCAAGACCACGCTCTTGGATGCGCTGCGCACCCTGCTGGCCATCAAGTGCTCCGGCAAGCGCGACTACAAGCGCTACGTGCGCAACAACCGCGAACCCTTCGCCTACCTGCGTGGCGTGGTGGACAACCCGCGCCGCCTGTCCGGGCTGTATCCCACGCCATTCTTCCCGCTCACCAGCGAGCAGGTCACCCTGCTGTGCCGCATCAAGAAGCAGGGCGGAGACTGGGTGCGTCATTACGCCATTGCAGAAGGCGACGTGGCGCTGGACGTGGCGCTGGCCGACGAGGCGCTGCAGTGGCTGGGGGTGAACGAATACAAGCGCCGGCTGGAAGCCGCCGGCCTGACCGCGGCGGTGGGCGAGGTGCTGGCGCTGGAGCAGGGCGATACCGACAAGCTCACCGAATACAGCCCGCGCCAGCTGCTGGATCTGGTGTTCCAGGTCTTTGGCGACAAGGACGTGCTGGCTAACTACCAGCGCGCCCGCGATGAACAGAAGGCCGCCGAGGCCGAACTGGCGGCACTGGTGCGCCAGCAGGAGGCGCTGGATACCCGCGTCGAGGCGATGAAGAGCCGTGCCGGCCGCTACCTGGAATGGCAGGGCATTCAGAAGCGCGCCGCGCGGCTGCGCGACGAGGCGCTGCCGGTGCTGGGTCTGCTGGATGGCCGCGTCGGCGTGGGCAAGGGCTGGCAGGACTACCGCCGCGCGCAGCACGGCTTCCACGACATGCTGCGCCAGCGCCGCGACACGCTGGCGCTGGTGACCACGCTGCGCGATGCCGAGAGCGCCGCTCAGGCGGCGCGCGATGCCGCCGAGACGGTGCGCGTCGAGGCGCAGACCGCCTTCATGCAGGCGCGCGACGCCGAGCGCGACGTGGCCAGCCAGCTCAAGGAGCGCGACCGCCTGCAGGCGCTGTCCAGCCGCGAGTACGGCGAGGACGCCATGGCGCTGTCGCACAAGCTGGCCGGCCTGCGCGACAACATCGACAAGCTCAAGGACGAGCTGAAGGCGCACAAGCTGCAGCGCGACGGCCTGATGGGCGAGCTGTCGGCGCTGGAAGGCGGCAAGCCGCGCGCACCGGAAGACGTGCGTGCTTTCCGCGCCGAGCTGGACGATGCCGGCATCGGCCACACCATGCTGGCCGACATCGTGGAAGTTACCGACAGCCGCTGGCAGGGCGCGGTGGAGGCGCTGCTCAAGCCCTACCGCCAGGTGGTGCTGCTGGACAACCCCGCTGACCGCCGCGCTGCCTGGCAGCTGGGCGAGAAGCTGCGCTACCGCCACTTCGTGGTGCCGGACACCGCCGCCGCGCCGCGTGCGCGCAGCGGCAGCCTGCTGGAAGTGGTGCGCTTTGCGGCCAACGCGCCGGAGTGGCTGCACTCGCAGCTCAACCGCGTCAGCCGCGTGGCGGACGTGAAGGAAGGCGCGCAGCAGGACGGCGACTGGATCACCCCGGAAGGCTACTTCCGCGAACGCCGCGGCGCGCGCCACATCGGCGTGCCGGCCTACGATTACGCCTTTGGCGAAGCCGCACGCCAGGCGCGGCTCTTGGGCCTGCGCGACGAACTGAAGTCGCTGAACGTGCGCGTGCTGCGCGACGAGGAACAACTGGTGGCCGCCAGCCGCGAGGCGGCACAGCTGGCCGACTACCTGTCGGGCATGGATGCCATCCGCCTGCTGGACAGCCGCGCCGAGGAATTCGCCGCGCTGGCGGCGCAGGCCGAATCGCTGAAACAGGCGGTGGCCGAGGCCGGTGAAAGGTTGGCCGCAAGCCAGGCCGAGTGCGACGCCGCCGAGCAGCGCTTCAGCGATGCCCGCCTGGCGCACGACCGCGTCTGCCAGCGCGAGCAGGACGGCATGAACAAGCTGGCCGCCGCGCGCAGCGAAGTGGAGCAGGCGCGCCGCAGCCTGCGCCGCGGCATGGCCGAGCTGCGCGAATGCCGTGCCCACCTGCCGGCCGCCGCGCAGGACGATGCCTACGTGGCGCAGCTGGCCGACGAGTTCGAATCCGCCGCCGACGTGCGCCACGAGATCCACTACCTGGAAGAAAAACTCGCCAGCGGCGATTGGGAAACCGACGACGCCGTGCTGCAGCTGAAGGACAAGCTGCAGGAAGACCTGGCCAGCCTTACCCGAGACTGCCAGCGCCGCCAGGCCGAAGTGGAGCGCGCAGCGGCGCTGACCCACGACGCGCGCGACGCCTATATCGGCAAGCTGCGCGCCACCGTGCGCGCCTATGCGGCCAACGTCAAACGCCTGGGCGAGCTGGCCGGCATCGGCGTGGAAGTGGAGCTGCCACAGCTGTCCAACGACGACACCGTGCTGGCGCAGGCCGGGCTGGTGCTGAAGTTCAACTTCGACCAGAAGGGCCTGATGGGCATGAACGACGGCGAGGCCTCCGGCGGCCAGCAGGTGATGAAGTCGCTGATCCTCTTGATCGGCCTGATGATGGACGAGGCCAACCCGTCCGGCTTCGTGTTCATCGACGAGCCGTTCGCGCATCTGGACATCTTCAACATCGACCGCGTGGCCGGCTTCCTCAAGGCCACCGAGGCGCAGTACCTGATCACCACGCCCAACACCCACAACATCAACATCTTCGCGCCGTCCGGCCTTACCCTGGCCACGCGCAAGAAACGGCCGGGCGAGGTATGGGCGCCGCCCATCCTGCAGACCCGCCGCCGGGTGGAGGCTGCGTCGTAA
- a CDS encoding CsgG/HfaB family protein has translation MRKTLLSLSLIAAAVAVSGCAATEQSRSLEVAKVATAGKPYQGQRSLISVGKFDNRSSYMRGIFSDGVDRLGGQAKTILITHLQQTGRFNVLDRDNMSEISQEAKLKNQAQKLKGADFVLTGDVTEFGRKEVGDHQLFGILGRGKEQIAYAKVNLNVVNVQTSEVVFSSQGAGEYSLSNREIIGFGSTASYDSTLNGKVLDLAVREAVNNLVTGIESGAWQPAQ, from the coding sequence ATGAGAAAGACGCTGTTATCCCTGAGCCTGATCGCTGCCGCCGTGGCAGTGAGCGGCTGTGCCGCCACCGAGCAGTCCCGTTCGCTGGAGGTGGCCAAGGTTGCTACCGCCGGCAAGCCCTACCAGGGGCAGCGCAGCCTGATCTCCGTCGGCAAGTTCGATAACCGCTCCAGCTACATGCGCGGCATCTTCTCCGACGGCGTGGACCGCCTGGGCGGCCAGGCCAAGACCATTCTGATCACCCACCTGCAGCAGACCGGCCGCTTCAACGTGCTGGACCGCGACAACATGAGCGAGATCAGCCAGGAAGCCAAACTGAAGAACCAGGCGCAGAAGCTCAAGGGTGCCGACTTCGTGCTGACCGGTGACGTGACCGAATTCGGCCGCAAGGAAGTGGGCGACCACCAGCTGTTCGGCATCCTCGGCCGTGGCAAGGAGCAGATTGCCTACGCCAAGGTGAACCTGAACGTGGTGAACGTGCAGACATCCGAAGTGGTGTTCTCGTCGCAGGGCGCGGGCGAGTACAGCCTGTCCAACCGCGAGATCATCGGCTTTGGCAGCACCGCCAGCTACGACTCCACGCTGAACGGCAAGGTGCTGGACCTGGCCGTGCGCGAGGCGGTGAACAACCTGGTGACCGGTATCGAATCCGGCGCCTGGCAGCCAGCACAGTAA
- a CDS encoding DUF4810 domain-containing protein: protein MITRRLALVAALLAGALTGCAGQQAKPLYHWGVYQPQVYEYFKGDGNSHEAQIAALEEDVQKARATGETLPPGYHAHLGMLYSHAGKLDQVKQEFETEKAMYPESGSFMDFLLRNFKN, encoded by the coding sequence ATGATCACACGTCGACTGGCGCTGGTCGCCGCATTGCTTGCCGGGGCACTGACCGGTTGCGCCGGCCAGCAGGCCAAGCCGCTGTATCACTGGGGCGTCTACCAGCCGCAGGTGTACGAATACTTCAAGGGTGACGGCAACAGCCACGAAGCGCAGATTGCCGCGCTGGAAGAGGATGTGCAGAAGGCCCGCGCCACCGGCGAGACCCTGCCGCCGGGCTACCACGCCCACCTGGGGATGCTGTACTCCCATGCCGGCAAGCTCGACCAGGTGAAGCAGGAATTCGAAACCGAGAAAGCCATGTACCCGGAATCCGGCTCGTTCATGGATTTCCTGCTGCGCAACTTCAAGAACTAA
- a CDS encoding DUF799 domain-containing protein yields MKGLLALLVVVLLATGCATPKPYDYAAYKQSRPKSVLILPPLNNSPEVKATYGMLAQMSRPLGEAGYYVYPVAVVDETFRQNGLTTSGDIHALPAAKLRDIFGADAALYVEVKKYGATYTVFDSAVTVAAEARLVDLKSGQLLWNGSASASSAEQNNNNNGGLIGLLVAAVVKQIVHNLSDDSYQYAGIASQRLLSPRPNGLLYGPRSPLYGQDGAPAQ; encoded by the coding sequence CTGAAAGGGCTGCTGGCCCTGCTGGTCGTGGTGCTGCTGGCCACCGGCTGTGCCACGCCCAAACCCTATGACTACGCTGCCTACAAGCAGAGCCGGCCCAAGTCGGTGCTGATCCTGCCGCCGCTGAACAACTCGCCGGAGGTGAAGGCCACTTACGGCATGCTGGCGCAGATGAGCCGCCCGCTGGGCGAGGCCGGCTACTATGTGTACCCGGTGGCGGTGGTGGATGAAACCTTCCGCCAGAACGGTCTGACCACCTCGGGTGACATCCACGCGCTGCCGGCAGCCAAGCTGCGCGATATTTTCGGCGCCGATGCCGCACTGTATGTGGAGGTCAAGAAATACGGCGCCACCTACACGGTATTCGACAGTGCCGTGACGGTGGCGGCAGAAGCCAGACTGGTGGATCTGAAAAGTGGCCAGCTGCTGTGGAACGGCAGCGCCAGCGCCTCCAGCGCCGAGCAGAACAACAACAATAACGGCGGGCTGATCGGCCTGCTGGTTGCGGCGGTGGTGAAGCAGATCGTGCACAACCTGAGTGACGACAGCTACCAGTACGCCGGCATTGCCAGCCAGCGCCTGCTGTCGCCGCGCCCGAACGGCCTGCTGTACGGCCCGCGCTCGCCGCTGTACGGCCAGGACGGCGCGCCGGCGCAGTAA
- a CDS encoding MBL fold metallo-hydrolase, whose translation MRTLTSLLGNSQKLDGGAMFGNAPRAMWEGWLPPDDAHRVNLACRCLLVQEADGRRILLETGIGAFFEPRLRSRYGVVEERHVLLDALAAQGLSDADIDVVVLSHLHFDHAGGLLAPWDGGPARLLFPNAQFVAGREAWQRALNPHPRDKASFIPELIELLERSGRLVLVDGEQPPACLPPDWRFHLSHGHTPGMLLAEIPLPDGPLLFAADLIPGVPWVHVPITMGYDRYPELLIDEKRQLLQQLAARHGRLFFTHDPAVACADVLWDGERRRFATAAPQAELCAATR comes from the coding sequence ATGCGTACGCTGACTTCACTGCTGGGCAATTCGCAAAAACTGGATGGCGGCGCCATGTTCGGCAATGCGCCGCGCGCCATGTGGGAAGGCTGGCTGCCGCCGGACGACGCGCACCGCGTCAACCTGGCCTGCCGCTGCCTGCTGGTACAGGAGGCCGATGGCCGTCGCATCCTGCTGGAAACCGGCATCGGTGCATTTTTCGAGCCCAGGCTGCGCAGCCGCTACGGCGTGGTGGAGGAGCGGCACGTGCTGCTGGATGCCCTGGCGGCACAGGGCCTGAGCGATGCCGACATCGACGTGGTGGTGCTGTCGCACCTGCATTTCGACCACGCCGGCGGCCTGCTGGCGCCGTGGGATGGCGGGCCGGCGCGGCTGCTGTTCCCCAATGCGCAGTTCGTGGCCGGGCGCGAAGCCTGGCAGCGGGCGCTGAACCCGCACCCGCGCGACAAGGCGTCCTTCATTCCGGAGCTTATCGAGCTGCTGGAGCGCAGCGGCCGGCTGGTGCTGGTGGATGGTGAACAGCCGCCGGCCTGCCTGCCGCCGGACTGGCGCTTCCATCTCTCGCACGGCCACACGCCGGGCATGCTGCTGGCGGAGATTCCGCTACCGGACGGGCCGCTGCTGTTCGCCGCCGACCTGATCCCCGGCGTGCCCTGGGTGCATGTGCCGATCACCATGGGCTATGACCGCTACCCGGAACTGCTGATCGACGAAAAGCGCCAGCTGCTGCAACAGTTGGCCGCACGCCACGGGCGGCTGTTCTTCACCCACGACCCGGCGGTGGCCTGCGCCGATGTGCTGTGGGATGGCGAGCGCCGCCGTTTTGCCACTGCCGCGCCACAGGCGGAACTGTGCGCGGCCACCCGCTAG